The Microcebus murinus isolate Inina chromosome 4, M.murinus_Inina_mat1.0, whole genome shotgun sequence genome has a segment encoding these proteins:
- the LOC105861288 gene encoding olfactory receptor 5M5-like translates to MSRRNYTEVTEFVLLGLTSRPELRVAFFVLFLFVYMVTVVGNLGMIVLIKIDSRLHTPMYFFLSSLSVLDLCFSTNVTPKMLENFLSKKKTISYAGCLVQCYIVIAVVLTEHCMLAVMAYDRYMAICNPLLYSSKMSKSVCVRLVIVPYVYGFLLSVMETLRTYNLSFCGANEINHFYCADPPLIKLACSDTYSKELSMYIVAGYSNVQSLLIILTSYMFILAAILRSRSAEGRRKAFSTCGSHLTVVTIFYGTLFCMHLRHPTEESVEQGKMVAVFYTTVIPMLNPMIYGLRNKDVKEALRKATGKQKSGK, encoded by the coding sequence ATGTCCAGAAGAAACTACACCGAAGTGACGGAATTTGTTCTCTTGGGTCTAACAAGCCGACCAGAGTTGCGAGttgctttctttgtgttgttCCTTTTTGTCTACATGGTCACTGTGGTAGGAAACCTGGGCATGATTGTTTTAATCAAAATTGATTCTCGACTTCACACTCCCATGTACTTCTTTCTCTCAAGCTTGTCTGTTTTAGATCTGTGTTTCTCCACAAATGTCActcccaaaatgctagaaaaTTTCTTATCCAAGAAGAAGACCATTTCGTATGCAGGTTGTTTGGTGCAGTGTTATATTGTCATTGCTGTGGTCCTCACAGAGCACTGCATGTTGGCAGTCATGGCGTATGACCGCTACATGGCCATCTGTAATCCACTGCTCTACAGCAGCAAGATGTCCAAGAGTGTCTGTGTCCGCCTGGTGATTGTCCCTTACGTCTATGGCTTCCTCCTCAGTGTGATGGAAACCTTGAGGACCTACAACCTCTCCTTCTGTGGTGCTAATGAAATCAACCATTTCTACTGCGCTGACCCTCCTCTTATCAAACTGGCATGCTCTGACACCTACAGCAAAGAGCTTTCGATGTACATAGTCGCTGGCTACAGCAACGTCCAGTCCCTCCTGATCATCCTCACGTCCTACATGTTTATCCTTGCAGCTATCCTCAGAAGCCGTTCtgcagaggggaggagaaaggctTTCTCCACATGTGGCTCCCACTTGACAGTAGTCACAATCTTCTATGGAACCCTCTTCTGTATGCACTTGAGACACCCCACAGAGGAGTCCGTGGAGCAGGGGAAGATGGTGGCCGTGTTTTACACCACGGTGATCCCCATGCTGAATCCCATGATCTATGGCCTCAGGAACAAGGATGTGAAAGAGGCCTTGAGAAAAGCAACAGGAAAGCAGAAATCGGGGAAATGA
- the LOC105861256 gene encoding olfactory receptor 5M8-like: MRRNFTSVTEFILLGLTNRMELQIFFFVLFLAVYMLTVAGNLGMIVLIQVNARLHTPMYFFLSHLSFVDLCFSSNVTPKMLEIFLSEKKTISYPACLVQCYLFIALVHVEMYILAVMAFDRYMAICNPLLYGSKMSKSVCTSLITVPYVYGAFTGLMETMWTYNLVFCGPKKINHFYCADPPLIKLACSDTYNKETSMFVVAGCNLSFSLFIILISYLYIFSAILRIRSTEGRCKAFSTCSSHLTAVTIFYATLFFMYLRPPSSESVEQGKMVAVFYTTVIPMLNPMIYSLRNKDVKEALTKVLSQKK, from the coding sequence ATGAGAAGAAACTTCACCTCAGTGACTGAATTCATTCTCCTGGGATTGACGAATCGCATGGAATTacagattttcttctttgtgctgtTTCTGGCAGTTTACATGCTCACTGTGGCTGGCAACCTTGGCATGATTGTCCTCATCCAGGTCAATGCCCGGCTCCACACACCCATGTACTTTTTCCTGAGCCACTTATCCTTTGTGGATCTGTGCTTCTCTTCCAACGTGACCCCAAAGATGCTCGAGATTTTCctttcagagaagaaaaccatTTCCTATCCTGCTTGCCTGGTGCAGTGTTACCTTTTCATTGCCTTGGTCCATGTGGAGATGTACATCCTGGCAGTGATGGCCTTTGATCGGTACATGGCCATCTGCAACCCTCTGCTTTATGGCAGCAAAATGTCCAAGAGTGTGTGCACATCCCTCATCACGGTGCCTTATGTGTATGGAGCGTTCACTGGCTTGATGGAGACCATGTGGACCTACAACTTAGTCTTCTGTGGCCCCAAGAAAATTAACCACTTCTACTGTGCTGACCCACCTCTGATTAAGCTGGCTTGTTCTGACACCTACAACAAGGAAACATCAATGTTTGTTGTGGCTGGATGCAacctctcattttctctcttcatcATACTTATTTCctacctttatattttttctgctaTCTTGAGGATCCGCTCCACAGAAGGCAGATGCAAAGCTTTCTCTACCTGTAGCTCTCATCTTACAGCTGTCACTATATTCTATGCAACACTTTTTTTCATGTACCTCAGACCCCCCTCAAGTGAATCTGTGGAGCAGGGAAAAATGGTTGCTGTATTTTATACCACGGTAATCCCTATGTTGAACCCCATGATTTATAGCCTtagaaataaagatgtaaaagaaGCATTAACCAAAGTGCtatcacagaaaaaataa